Proteins from a genomic interval of Prevotella sp. E13-27:
- a CDS encoding class I SAM-dependent rRNA methyltransferase, which yields MKQIYLKRGKEESLRRFHPWIFSGAIHHADEGIVDGDTVRVIDSNGDYIATGHFQMGSIAVRVLTFNNVAIDNEFWFSRLKSALNMRTAIGLAGNPNNDTYRLVHGEGDLLPGLIIDIYGRTAVMQAHSVGMHLCRKEIAQQLIKVMDKQVDNIYYKSETTLPFMEPENGFLIGQSDENIGIENGLKFRVDWLRGQKTGFFVDQRDNRSLLETYSHGKDVLNMFCYTGGFSVYAMRGGANLVHSVDSSAKAIELTRSNIELNFPGDKRHDAFCEDAFKYLDEAGSNYDLIILDPPAFAKHRGALHNALKGYTRLNMKAFEKIQKGGILFTFSCSQVVTKDNFRNAVFTAAALAHRKVRILHQLHQPADHPINIYHPEGEYLKGLVLYVE from the coding sequence ATGAAACAGATATACCTTAAACGAGGTAAGGAGGAAAGCCTCAGACGCTTTCACCCATGGATATTCTCAGGAGCCATACACCATGCCGACGAAGGCATAGTGGATGGTGACACGGTGAGAGTGATAGACAGCAACGGCGATTATATTGCCACCGGACACTTCCAGATGGGCTCGATAGCTGTGAGAGTGCTCACATTCAACAACGTGGCCATTGACAACGAGTTCTGGTTCTCACGCCTGAAGTCGGCTCTCAACATGAGAACAGCCATAGGTCTGGCCGGCAACCCGAACAACGACACCTATAGACTGGTGCATGGCGAGGGCGACCTGCTGCCAGGACTCATCATCGACATCTATGGCCGTACGGCCGTGATGCAGGCCCACAGCGTTGGCATGCACCTGTGTCGCAAGGAGATAGCACAGCAGCTGATAAAGGTGATGGACAAGCAGGTGGACAACATCTACTATAAGAGTGAGACCACGCTGCCGTTCATGGAGCCTGAGAACGGATTCCTCATTGGTCAGAGCGACGAGAACATTGGCATAGAGAACGGATTGAAGTTCCGAGTGGACTGGCTCAGAGGTCAGAAGACTGGATTCTTCGTTGACCAGCGCGACAACCGTTCGCTGCTGGAGACCTATAGCCACGGAAAAGACGTGCTGAACATGTTCTGCTACACAGGCGGCTTCTCGGTCTATGCCATGAGAGGCGGAGCAAACCTCGTACACTCCGTGGACAGCTCAGCGAAAGCCATAGAGCTCACTCGCAGCAATATTGAGCTGAACTTCCCTGGCGACAAGCGTCATGATGCTTTCTGCGAGGATGCGTTCAAATATCTTGACGAGGCAGGCAGCAACTACGACCTGATAATTCTCGACCCGCCTGCATTCGCCAAGCACCGTGGAGCTTTGCACAACGCCCTGAAGGGCTACACCCGTCTGAACATGAAGGCTTTCGAGAAGATTCAGAAAGGCGGAATACTCTTCACATTCTCTTGTTCCCAAGTGGTAACGAAAGACAACTTCCGCAACGCAGTCTTCACCGCGGCAGCCCTGGCCCACCGCAAGGTGCGCATTTTGCACCAGTTGCACCAGCCGGCAGACCATCCCATAAACATCTATCACCCAGAAGGAGAGTACTTGAAAGGTCTTGTCCTCTATGTTGAATAA
- a CDS encoding 3'-5' exonuclease: protein MTKILYNKFDKKLISTLPTVAFEGKIMVVVSEAEAQKAVSYLLSQPMLGVDTETRPSFKRGWQYKVSLLQVSAEDYCFLFRLNHLGLSPSIIRLLEDTTTPKIGLSWHDDLLGLHKLGSFNAGNFIDLQNHVKEIGIEDLSLQKLYANMFSQKISKRQQLSNWERDILDDKQKLYAATDAWACLQLYKELIRLEETNDYELRTVSEDDTTQQETTSSNE, encoded by the coding sequence ATGACGAAGATTCTATATAACAAGTTCGACAAGAAGCTTATTTCCACGCTGCCGACAGTGGCTTTCGAAGGAAAGATAATGGTTGTGGTGTCTGAAGCAGAGGCACAGAAAGCCGTTAGCTACCTTCTGTCACAGCCCATGCTTGGCGTAGATACGGAGACACGTCCGTCGTTCAAGCGCGGGTGGCAGTACAAGGTGTCGCTGCTTCAGGTATCGGCAGAGGACTACTGCTTCCTCTTCCGACTGAACCATCTGGGGCTGTCGCCATCGATAATAAGACTTCTCGAAGACACCACGACTCCGAAGATTGGTCTTTCCTGGCACGACGACCTGTTGGGACTTCACAAGCTGGGCAGCTTCAATGCAGGCAACTTCATAGACCTGCAGAACCACGTGAAAGAGATTGGTATAGAAGACCTCAGTCTGCAGAAGCTTTATGCCAACATGTTCAGCCAGAAGATTAGCAAGCGGCAACAGCTGAGCAACTGGGAGCGCGACATTCTCGACGACAAACAGAAGCTATATGCCGCTACCGACGCATGGGCCTGTCTGCAACTGTATAAAGAGCTTATAAGACTGGAGGAAACCAACGACTATGAGCTAAGGACGGTAAGCGAAGACGACACGACACAACAGGAAACAACATCATCAAACGAATGA